The DNA window cggattgaaaaattgcgacccaattcccatattcgcggtctaaaatttctttattcgcggatcgaatcgaaatatcggtgcgtaacctaaaaaaatacattcgctatcctttgtcaacgcgtcagtagaaggataaaaaaattaaatagaccttattacaactacgtctagattgtgacttctgcctaaacctagtgtgacctaaacctgatgataataatattatcatcaggcaatctgtatgatcagaaagttcaattaaacattttttttatctactatttgcttcttaatttcgtcatctaggaatgtatcccctataaccccatacaaattaccattccatattcacggtttctgtattcgcggcatatttacggaacgcataccccgcgaataaggagcttctactgtactgtaataaaatagtattactgtattctaataatatcttgccacatctttatttttatatgtcttGTGGTAAGCAAATAATGgaattgagattttatttttaaataatatatgaattTCACAAGTCTACATGTAAGGGGCAAGGTTATAGTTATACACTAGACGTAGCAGTActggatcatcatcatcaaccaagagacatccactgctgaacaaaggcctccccttagtctCCCTCCACGTAGAATGACAAGCCATCACCTGCATCCACTACAGTACTGGATATCATGCACATATTGacttttaaacaaatttaaCTGTACTCGGCAGTTGCCCTAGTGATCACTCAACCCATATAATCAAATATACTAAACATTATTTCGTTTGTATCCACAGTACACTCTAGCGCGCGACGTGATATCATCAATGCGCAAGCAGTACGTGATGATGCGCGCCTTCCAACACGCCCCACTCATCGTGCTGAACAGCTTCTCCGGAGAGGGCATGCACATGAAACTCATGGCCACCATGTTCCAGAACATATTCCCCACCATTAATATTACCACAGTAAGTATAATCTTTTCCAGTACccttagtttgctttacgtctaaAGTAatgattgcctcgttggccgagttccttgtcgcacagtcgaTGTAGATAAAATTTGTTCTTGGTAAattaaactgcctcgttggtcgagtggtcgcaagtgcgactgccgaacaaggggtctcgggttcgattccggggtcgggcgaagtattgctgcttttttcggtttttcgaattttgtcaatagtagcacggagtctggaaatctgcccggtatatggcaatagcctcaccacctattacatgggacttacaacataaattgtgaaaagtgcacctctgcctaccccttaggggattaaaggcgtgacgatatgtaatCGGAAGgtgagcgcattcggcgctcttattagttggtttattcgaaccggccaattagaccgccaaacgcgctctcgtttcgattactttaaacgtaaagcaaactcgtactaaaggtacagatgTACCAATGAAATGAGATCGTAAAATTTATGGCTCAACCACATTGAAAGTCgttatcattatcataaaaACGAACGAAGAGTACATTCAATTCTTTAATTGTTTCTGACGGggatattatgttttatgtattttatggaTTTCTCaactaatacaaatataatatgtatgtaatttcaGGTAAAACTAAAGAACATTCGGCGCTGCGTACTAATGAACTACAATCCTTCTACACAACTTGTTGAAATGCGACACTACGCCATCCGAGCTACTCCTGTCGGACTCAATAAAGGAACTAAAAAGGTATTTAAAACCTTTACGCATTACATTAACTGCACTGAGATAATtcttttgataatattttgtgtaatataAAAGTCAGTGGGTCATTTAGCAATGTTTTTCTTGATACAATTCTTTTTACTATTCTTGTCAAGCATTATTgccattaatataataatttgactgTTGAAAACATGTTATATGATAACAAGTTGCATGTTTATAACATCTagaatttctaatttaaattttttctttttatttacagatGGTGCAAGGCAAAATCCCCAACTTAAATCGCTGTAAGGATATGTCTGAATTTTTCGACAAGTGAGTATACCtattgcattttttttgttttattttgttttagtagagtctactatactaatattagtTCCTTGTCTTATTGTTCTCATTTATGCCCTTATTTTCCAGAGCTGGTATGTTATCAGAAAGTGAATTCGAGGACGATCCAAACTCGCAGGTGGTACTCCCACAGAGCTTGGCGTCGCGAGGTGCCGCTGCCGAGTCCAAGTCGGCCATCAGACTGTTCGAACTAGGTCCTAGGATATCTTTCCAACTTGTCAAGGTCAGTTCATTCCACCAACAAAGCTATGTAGTAGTTGTAAATGTCGCTAATTTGTATTCCAAAATGATGATATTCATATTAAACattgtttgatttgtttattcAGGTAGAAGATGGTTTAATGGATGGTGAGGTACTATACCATAACCTTATAGAGAAGACAGAAGAAGAGAAGGCGTTGATCAAAAAGAAGAGAGAAGAAAAGAGGTAAGTTATTTCTTGCAGTTAaggtatttaaatgttattgaaattattgtaaGTCATGGCCCCTCTCCACAGCGACTTTTTGTAGTGATTCTATCGCACTTGTGGTAAAAAAATCGTTGTGGGCGAGGGACCTTAATTGTAAAGGACTGTTTAACATGGCGAATATAAGTTAATTCTATCATGCTAAAagtttaaagtaggtattttgttaGAAGTAATAACTGACGACGTTTGCATTGGTAtcacataaaactaaaattatttacctattttacTATTTCAGACGACTGAAAGAGAAACGAAAGGCACAACAAGAGGAGAACGTCAAGCGGAAAGAGCAAGAGAAGGAATCTCTCAAACAGAAGGCACTGGAGGGCatgaagaagaagaaagagaTGACTGAAAGTCAGAGGTCAGTCAGTTTCACACGTTTGTTTTGTCACTAGCCACCAGCATCAGCTGATAGTGCAAAATTAAACTGTTATCTATCTCTTGAGAATTGGAACTTTTGAGTAATTAGGTTTATTATAGAACCTACGTTCATATTTTCAACTTTGACTTTTCGTTCTTTAGTTTCGTTTACTAGCCTATATTGCAATGTACTCAATTCTTGTTTGCTTTTCGCGTTTAAGGCTTAGGTGGCATCTGATATATATCAGATGCGTATAACCACATCGTATCTACCCAGAGACCGTATTTTAGTGTACTTacttacaagtttgaaatcatgCAGGATGATGGAACTAGCGAACGCGGAGTCCCAGCACGCTGACATGGAGCAGGACGATGAGGACGATGACGCAGACTACTACAGGCAGGAGGTCGGCGAGGAACCAGAGAAAGGTACGTACTCAATACTGATTCGCTGTACTCAATACTAATTCGCTGTACTCAATACACATTCACTGTACTCAATACTCATTCGATGTACTCAATACTAATTCGCTGTACTCAATACTCATTCGATGTACTCAATACTCATTCGCTGTACTCAATACACATTCACTGTACTCAATACTCATTCGATGTACTCAATACACATTCACTGTACTCAATACTCGTTCGCTGTACTCAATACCCATTCACTGTACTCAATACTCGTTCGCTGTTCTCAATAATACACATTCATTGTACTCAATACTCATTCACTGTACTCAATACTCATTCACTGTACTCAATACTAATTCGCTGTACTCAATACACATTCACTTGTTGGAAATAAGGTCAATTGAAATAGAGTTTTGGACTATGTAAAAAAATTGGGTGTGTTTAAGACAATTTAGTTATCTGTTAAGTTTTACTGGCACTAACTTTAGCTATTATGTTTCTAGACCTCTTCACACGTGATCCaagtaaaaaacggaaaggcgaCGAAGATGGACCTCGAGGATTCAAAAAGATGAgattagataataaaataaagaagaaattcCATAAAAGTCAAGAAATAAACAATCCGCACAAGCAAGATGGTAAGAGGCCATTCAAGGGTAACCAGAAAGACGGCAGGAACTTCCAGGGCAATAAAGGTGGTGGCAAAAGGTTCCAGCAGGATGGACCAGGCGGTAGGAAGTTCCAACAGGATAGGCCGGGCGGCAGGAAATTCCAAAACGATAAAAAAGGAGGTAGAAAGTTCCAAAGAGATGGAAACGACGGACAAAAACCTTTTAACAAACAGAAAAAAGTATTTGGAGGCAAAGTTAATAAGTCTGGAAAAGGTAAAGGAGGCTTCAGTAAAGGCAAAGGAAAGAAGGGAAGGAAATAACTACATCTAACCAACTAGGTTTAAgtattgtgtatttaaataaatgtacaaaatattgtttgtaaaaatcaattgttttatttattgtaaatcatTATTTACCTTGATTTATGAAttacataattaggtacaaaaGGCACTTAAATCTAAACGTTATGTAACAGTAACATGACAATGATTATGATAACACAAACTGTCGTAATTATAGGCGGGAATTGTATCTCGTGATGATATTATTACGTACAAAATAATAGGCTGGGTTGTAGAACTAAAGATTATATAAACctgaattaaagttaaaataagtaGTAACACATTAATCTTAAATTGAACTGTACACAAAACTACGATGTGACATATCGATTACATATCATAGCATcttcaaaaactaatttcactGGTAATTTAAAATGTGAGTCCAAactacagaaaaataaacaatacagagggcttagtacgagttttgttttacgtttaacgtaataGAAACGAatgcgcgttcagcgctctgattggttggttaattcgcgccagccaatcagagcgccgatcgcgctatcgtttcgttttcattataCGATAGGCAAtttcgtactaagagtacagttaacaaactttatttttgcCAACCAACAACACTTCTTGCGCCTGCGCTTACGCAACACAAACTTAACAATTTAAGGTTTATACCACTAGCGAGCTTAGCTACAGATCTCAACATAAACGAGGACCACATTTTGACATGGTTTGAATATAAGTTCGCGCACTGTGTAATGTTTCACTATTTCTCCTTTAATTGTCAACACAAATGCCCTTTCTTATTCTTATCTTACTACCAATtagacattataaaaaaatgatggTAATAACCGTTAAATAAtgcgaaaataaaatacacagtGAGCAATTCTTACCCTTATCACGTAAAAATCTGGCTGTTTCGTGCCGGGTATTACAGATACAATCACATCAATCACATCTGTTAGATCAAGAACACAATATCATCAGCCATCATGACCTGGTTATCCTGAGTCATCTTGTCCAGCGCAGCCAGTATCTCAGCGTCATCGAACGTCTCGTGCGAATACTTCTCATTCACGAATGACGTCACGCGCGATAAAGGCAGAGAGTTCGCTCGCTCCTCTTTGAATAACTGGTGTAATGCTGATTTGAATTGGGTTAAtctggaaagaaagaaagaatgtgtggttttaaattgtaattttggtAGACAACATGTTAAACTAACTCGATGGTAAACATGAAATAGTATTGGAAACTTTTAGAGTAACATAGGTTTTTTTagtaggggaaaatcatccaatgactccctctcgccagggcaaggcgagagggagtgtcagactctcactgactaaaacccaccccattcctattccTGATTTTCCAGCTAGAgcccccggtaaacccgctaggtagtccacagctccataAGAGTAACCTAATCCTAGGGCCCCCCAATCAAAATTGCGAATAGTAAAACTGTGAAGTTAAAACAATAAGTTAACTGTTCATTAGGCGTTAGATGATGATGAATCAGTGGTTTTTACCTGTTGGTGTCAAGTGTCTTCTGTGAGGACCTGGTGGAGCGCTGCGTGGGCTCCGGCAGTGAGGAGCGCGCGGCCCGCAGTACTGGCTCCGCCTCTTCATCTGATGAGAACGTGTAAGGATCCTCGCCTTGAGCACCCGCCTGAAAGGAGAAACATGAGTTTAGTTTTTTCCTAATTAGCTATTGAAACTGGTCATAAGTCTTAACCAAATTCAACCTGAATGTGTGCACTTAACATGTAGTTATTATCATCTGTCGATTCCCAGAAGTTAGTTTTGTGAACCAAGATAAGAAAACTGGATAATAAATAACTggaatttattagtttattaaaaaaaatgctaaactAAACAAtcaatactactactactactactacttataatcagtaaatttttaaacatttttaatttgtacttataatatttattatgtataaaaaaaaaggtatatttacCGTTCTCCTGGACTTCTTAGCGCGCGGCGGCGCTGCTTGCTCTCCATCCGACGCGGCCCCTTCATCCTCAGACACGCGGCGCTTGCGACGCTTCTCCTTTGTCAATACCTGACGACCCATTTCAAGATTACCGTATTACTCGTATACCAAACACTGCGGTTTAATAAGCGAACCTATTGCTATAGACACTTCTAAACCCCGTGGTATtttctaatacaatatttttatattaaaaattgaatttaaatcaatataacgGTCACAACGCACTGGAGTCAGAACACTGTTTGATTACAATTGATTGCATTCTAAGCTTCAAAGATCATTACGTAATTATCATAATTCtaatatacattacataatgtATTGTCATTGTTAACGGATATCACTCAATGGAGCCCTATTagttaattagtaattaatgaACTAGCTTCTACTCGCAGCTAACGAAGTAGTTATACTTTGTGTTACTAAATTTGGCCCGGTATTCCGGTATTTTCAAAATTCGGTATCCCGGTTTGCGACCCCTATTGGAAATctgtaaaaactaaaacatctAAGCACCACACCACAGCCAATTGGTATCTTTTATGTGTATAGCGCTTTATTATGATTAGATTTCCCTAAATtacaaatctatactaatattataaagctgaagagtttgtttgtttgattgtttgtttgtttgtttgaacgcgctaatctcaggaactactggtccgatttaaataattattttgtgttggatagcgcatttatcgaggaaggttataggctataaaacatcacgctacgattaataggaaccgagcagagcgggtgaaaccgcgcggaagtagctagtatattatattattatcgttACAACTTCTCTTACCTTCTTGAAGTACGCGAACTGCACTAGTTCGATGGCGGCGTGCGCGTCGTCCTGCGTGACCTGAGAGCTGAGCCGGCACTTGGCGTGCGCCGTCGACAGACGGATCAGCGTCTCCAGAGTACGAGCTGTCACCGGTTGCGTCTACAGAACATAATACAGATCTtatataagttaattattattacacgaCTGCGCGATACTgtcgtcgcgtcgtgtgtcgcggaatgctactcaagaatatgagcctcttgcatggcttgaaactagtcgagatcctcgtcaaacatttatgTCTTATATAAGTTAATGCGGTAGACAAACTGTCTTTATAGGAATACTGATATGGCCTACTACATTTCAAACAgcctataatatacatatatctttcatttaattaaagaaataaccTACCACACAAACATCTTCTTAAGACATACTAGTATTCAAAATAGAATGGTTCTTTCTGTTTCTCTCTCTCCTTTAAGGCCTAAAGtaataaccgatctcaatccaaaatcatTACATACAAAGATTTAACGCCTTAGTTTGTCATAGagattatttaagaaaaaacctTCCTAATATTATGTAGGGAAGACCTAACATTATGTGCAGGGACAGAAATTGAACAAGCATAGATTAGATTggtgttattaataaaacagattttaatataTCCAGTCTTTAAATCATCAAGCTGTAAAGAATTGTTCATATCACCCGCACCGGGTTCCCAGCTAAAGTAGGAAGAGGAATGGGGTGGCTTTTactcattaagagtctgacacacccttaCGCCTCACACAGGGCGGGTTGTGACATTATTGATGATCCCACTTTTAACAAAGAAAGACTTACCCTGGCCACATCACTGTCCATCATATCCTGGTTCCTGAGCCGGGCGTATTCATCAGCGATGGCGTCTGACGCTTCCTGCGTGAGCTTGGGCTTCATAAGCCGCGAGATGTGGATGAACTTGCGCATAAACTTCGTGTTCAGGTACTGCTCCTTTTTGCTGCGAGTGTTCCCGTGTAATAGAGGATCGTACTTCTCGTATATTGAGGCGTTTGTCTcctgtaaaagaaaaaaaaattgtaattgtaacgaattaatcataaatatctatattctatatactaatatataaagctaaagagtttggtTGTTTGTACACGTTAATCTGAGGAAATACGTATTAGCTcgatatgaaaaaatatttttggattgaatagtccatttatcgaagaagcAAAAAAAACATCACGTTACAATGTTTAGGAAACCGCGCAGCAGTTGCCAATTGTATATACGGTTGGCTTCCTACATTACAAACAGgcaataatatacttatatctcatatttaattaaagaaataagcCTTATCTACCACACTAACATCTAAAGACATATTACTCTTCAATGGAATGGTTTTCTTAAACATGAATGTGTTATAGTTACCTCAGCTTCATCATTATCTGGATTCTCAGTAGAAAGCATCTCTACTGTGGAGCCCATTGGTAGAACTTCACCGTCTTGTTCCTTGGGGttcctaaaatataaaaaaatataaataatatgtatatatatagcACAGTAGACTTGTAAtggacgagcatgcatgaaaagattgatgattACGAAAGATGTATGcgagattcgtagcaattggcgttgtatagtctctgcctacccccgtgggagacaggcatgaggttttatatgtatgtacgttaCGTATGCACAGTGTAGTAGAGTagataacaaacacataaacagaAAACCAgcgtaaaacaacaataaccAAAGCCAAAGTGGCCAAAAACATTAAAgactaaattgaataaaaaacgaaacaatttttttttaacatcagTTGATCTTGTTTTCCCTGCTATTCCATACAAGTAATGTTAACGATGTTTACCTGTATCTATGCATCCTAAGCACGTGTTCAGATATCATGTTGTCGTGGTCTGCGTCCGCGATGTCCAGCATCACGAACAGTAAATCGAAACGTGAGAGCAGCGAGTCTTGCAGGCCTATGTTCTCCATGGGCGTCTTGTACTGGTCGTACTGTGGGACAAAATATTGGATTTATCAGTTAAGAAAATCATTTcagaaacaaagaaagaaaaacagtttactTGCACCAgaataaaaacagaaattaaaaacaaataataaaagtgtACACGGCGTAAAAAGGCCAGTGCTCAGCCAGAAAGCC is part of the Spodoptera frugiperda isolate SF20-4 chromosome 30, AGI-APGP_CSIRO_Sfru_2.0, whole genome shotgun sequence genome and encodes:
- the LOC118269634 gene encoding protein Peter pan, giving the protein MGKRKGKCVKKNPSSKESLEPEHLVKAPHSFVIHRGQCSKDLIDLMKDFRKLMEPFTASQLKERKKNTIKDFVSVSGYLHVSHMMVFTETDVGSYMRMARLPRGPTLTFRIHSYTLARDVISSMRKQYVMMRAFQHAPLIVLNSFSGEGMHMKLMATMFQNIFPTINITTVKLKNIRRCVLMNYNPSTQLVEMRHYAIRATPVGLNKGTKKMVQGKIPNLNRCKDMSEFFDKAGMLSESEFEDDPNSQVVLPQSLASRGAAAESKSAIRLFELGPRISFQLVKVEDGLMDGEVLYHNLIEKTEEEKALIKKKREEKRRLKEKRKAQQEENVKRKEQEKESLKQKALEGMKKKKEMTESQRMMELANAESQHADMEQDDEDDDADYYRQEVGEEPEKDLFTRDPSKKRKGDEDGPRGFKKMRLDNKIKKKFHKSQEINNPHKQDGKRPFKGNQKDGRNFQGNKGGGKRFQQDGPGGRKFQQDRPGGRKFQNDKKGGRKFQRDGNDGQKPFNKQKKVFGGKVNKSGKGKGGFSKGKGKKGRK